AGGGCAGATGTAGTTGGTCTGATTGAGATGGGCCGCCGCGCTGTTGTTCGTGGCAGCCTCGTGGCCGGGGTAAagaggtggcggcggcggcggcctgaCGTCTTCTTGCGCTATTACCTTGAACGTCTGAGTCAGAGGTCCATTGTGAGGCGACACGTGGGTCATCATACAATGATGTGACAAGGATACCTTCCTCTTGGACTTGAAAATCAAACAGTCATCGTCCACATCTCTGTCTCCGGAGAGGGCCTTTTTGATTTTGCCCAGGCCCAGGTGGGATATTTCCAGAACGTTGAGGGAAAGCGAGATGGCCGcgatggctatcatgaaaagcaTGAAGACGGTCTTCTCCGTGGGCCTGGAGACGTAACAGTCCACGCTGTTGGGGCAAGGCGCCCTCTCGCATTTATACAGCGGCTCCAGTCGGACGCCGTAAAGAAGGTATTGTCCGAGGATGAAGAGCACCTCCACGGCCGAGCGGGTCAGGATATGGATGACGTAGGTTCTCAAGAGCGATCCCCGCAGCGGCGCCTTTTTCACCTTTCGCTGTTCGTCCAGCTTTCTCAGCTCCCTCTCTATTCGTTTGTGCTCGTCCAATGCCAATTGGGCTCGCTCCATCTCCTCCTTGAGCTGTATCCGTTTCCTGTGGCGCTCTTTGTCCAGCGCCCGGATGCAGTAGAGGGCGTGGCCCATGTAGACGAGCGAAGGCGCGGACACGAAGATGACCTGCAAGACCCAGAAGCGAATGAGCGAGATGGGGAAGGCCCGGTCGTAGCAGACTGCCTTGCAACCTGGTTGCTCAGTGTTGCAGACAAATTGCGACTGCTCGTCGTCCCACACGTCCTCGGCGGCCGCCCCCAGGATCAGCATGCGAAAAATGAACAGAATGGTCAGCCAGATCTTGCCCACCACGGTTGAATGAATGTGGACCTCTTCCAGGATGCTGCCCAGTAGGTTCCAGTCACCCATCGTCAGGTTCCGGCCGCTTTATCGCCGCCACGTGTCCTGGAGCTGAGGGGAGAAAGAAAGGGAGGGCGGAGAGCTCCGTAAGCCAGGCGTGGTAAGTTTCCCCGTACCGTTTGTGCGCACCTAGCAAAGCACGTTTACGTATCGACAGCGTGGACGTATCGGGCCACTCCACCGATTGCTTGCTTGAATAGGAAAGCTGGGAGAAGCAGGTAGACCTCTCCAATGCACGCATGGATGAACCCCCAAAATACAATGGTCAcaaatgtgcgtgtgtgtatagtATATCTATCGAtatatctctctctctatatatataggtAGATGGGGCCCTGGTTGGCACATCCACCTCACAGCTGAGAGGGTGCGGGGCGGTTGGATGGCTGGCAACAGGTTGAGCGTGTCCCCatccgcccgcctgcctgcctgcccgcccgcctaCGATGGCCGCTGGGGTAGGCTCCAGCGCGCCCCCGTGGTGGACAAGCAGTACACAAAATGGATGGTGAGTGTTACATGACTTTTTGCTATCTATTCCTTTTGGAGagccctgcctgcctgcctgcctgcctgcctgcctgcctgcctgcctgcgtggctgcctgcctgcctgcctgcctgcctgcctgcctcccaCTGACCACAAAATGAATGGCTCAATGGAAAAAGAGTCAAATGGTCTGCTCATTGTCATGGTCATACTTTTGAGGCTGATGCAAGAGCTATGGTGAAGtctaatttgaaaatgaagcagGGTCTTTGATTTTGAACCAATGCAAGTGGGATTTTTGTCAGAAGGTCAGTATTTCCAATCGTCCATTCAGATTTGTAACTTCTGCGACATTTAACTCCAGTGAAGCCCAGATAGTCACGTCAATCGCGTACGTGAATGATATTGAAAGAATACTTACAAATCTATGGGGTCCCATTTGGCCTATTGCTGCTCTTcatgatgaaaatgtcaatATCCAAGGAATCCGCTGGCGACCCCATGAAGGTAGGTCAACTTTTGTAGAGATGAACTGATAATCCACATGAAGATCATTTGTTTgatgacggacggacggacggacgggcgggcgggctggATGCTGCAAATGCTCTCCCGTGTTGCACGCTGGGCTCACAGGATGTGTGCATTGATTACATGTCCATGGGCCCATGTAGCCATCCCCCCATCCCACacgccagccagccggccagccagccagccagccagccagccagccagccagccagcaagcAGTGCCAACTCTTTCTCTTGTTTATGCTTGGTCATTCACATGCAATAGGATCCTCATCTGAGGGCCTAAACGATAAGAGCGAGGATTTTCTCCTTATTAGTCATGCAAGCAGTGCGTTACTGCTTTGAGTTGTTTGTAGAAATGGTGGCCACGATGACGCTTTTGACGAATCAATCGAAGAGGCAGATCATGAGCCAAGGATGATGTTTGCAAATGCGATTTGGAActtaggcaggcaggcaggcaggcaggcaggaaggcaggcggcaggcaggcaggccatgtcagttcaaagtcaaagtctgctttattgtcaattccttcacatgccaagacacacaaagaaatcaaaagtTTGTAGTGCTTTTGCAATTTGGCCTGGAAAAGAATTTCAATCGCAAGTGGACGAAAAGGCTGCATGTGGCCAGATCCACGATGGGGTGGCGTGGCTCCATCAAACGACCAGCTGTGCCCGGAGGGCCTTTAATTGGCTTTCCATTGTGTGCTGACAGAGTCAATGGAGCATCGATTTGATTTTCCCTTCAGAtaccgccaccgccgccgttATTGCTGTAGCCAAATGCTCGATGTCACACCAGGATCATTGGCTTACACAATCCGGGGCCGGCTCGTCATAAGCTCCGCCCAGCGGCAAAGGCGGGTAAAGATCTCGCCAATGTATTTTCCTTTTGCCGACATTAAAAGGCTGACTGATTTAGTCCCGCTTATTGTTTGGCGACGGAGGCTTCGAGTCTGGTCTCGTCTAATTTTAGTCGTCCAGTCAAAAAGCGTGCCTTCACTAATGCGTTTTTGTCTgatgaacaaaatgaacacTGTTCCAAAGCCTGCAAAATTGCAACGATGACAAAAAATCAAGTCGCTTGTCTTGAATAGCATCAAATCCTGCGGATAACATGCAGCCATGAAAAATGCACGTGCGGGTGTGGTGGATCACACATGGCCATTGCAAGTCATATGGGCGCTTGCGTAAcagctgctgccgccgccgccgccaccgctgctgctggtggttgTCGTCGTCTGCGCCACCATGTGTTACATAAGACAATTTTATGTTCAGTTATAATCCGCCCTGTGTTGCCTGAGCATTTACCATCTGGGATTTCCAAAGCTTTGCACGTGCTTcaattgagagagagagagagagagagagagagagagagagagagagacagagagagagagagagagagacagagagagagagagcaaagcaaagcaaagagaAGACTGCACTGCACTGCACTGGACTGCACTTGGCTGCACTTTCCATTTCTTGGCTAaatcaaatgttctttttcctATTAGAAGGAATTTTGAATTCTCAATGGGTGCCTTGACGACTTCTTCCAGCGCTCCCTGTAACCTTGCTCAATTGCGGGCTCATCTTTCCAGTTGGGTCTGTTGCCTTTGGGTGCTAGACGGGGGACACCCCCAACCGGTGGCCAGCCAATCATAGGGCACACCTACATAGCATCCACTTCTTCTTTAGgtgtcgccgccgccgcagatCAATGGTTTCCGTCTCACTCTGTCCTCTCTATCTTCTCTGTCACACCCGCCTGCATGTCATCCAAAGACTTCCTCCTAAATGGAAGCCTCTGAAGGCTAACCAGTGGCATGCCACCAGGCTCCAACTGCCACAGACAAAGTCCTCGTTTTTagcatgaatttttttttttttcttgtcagtACTTGGGTCACAGCTTTTTTGGAGTTGCAAGAGGCCGCTCACAATAATCAAACTGAGAGGTCACAGAAAGatctatatttatatatttttaatgttatgCAAATACTAAAACACTGTCCTTGACTCTTGTTGTATGTGGGAGGtcatttttgtaattattttattttaactggGACAATGTACAATTaacagctcatttgcatctgttGTCCC
Above is a genomic segment from Syngnathus acus chromosome 22, fSynAcu1.2, whole genome shotgun sequence containing:
- the LOC119116401 gene encoding gap junction alpha-10 protein-like, which produces MGDWNLLGSILEEVHIHSTVVGKIWLTILFIFRMLILGAAAEDVWDDEQSQFVCNTEQPGCKAVCYDRAFPISLIRFWVLQVIFVSAPSLVYMGHALYCIRALDKERHRKRIQLKEEMERAQLALDEHKRIERELRKLDEQRKVKKAPLRGSLLRTYVIHILTRSAVEVLFILGQYLLYGVRLEPLYKCERAPCPNSVDCYVSRPTEKTVFMLFMIAIAAISLSLNVLEISHLGLGKIKKALSGDRDVDDDCLIFKSKRKVSLSHHCMMTHVSPHNGPLTQTFKVIAQEDVRPPPPPPLYPGHEAATNNSAAAHLNQTNYICPPSLSHNHVISQSRPGPEVPTAIVENHHALERALSAAEGSPPHKESPPHKESPPHKESPPHKESRQREHSGRLDVLLQRSSTQNLEDSDSVGSEVLLPKARKTSFMFRPPSESLSSISRSTSSSLHSSEESDELGSLQGDTLMMPPAAGRRMSMSVFLDISSIMKK